Proteins encoded in a region of the Oenanthe melanoleuca isolate GR-GAL-2019-014 chromosome 27, OMel1.0, whole genome shotgun sequence genome:
- the SGCA gene encoding alpha-sarcoglycan, with the protein SWGRAPAPAPAPRVAAALALGVAPGVAPGVPEHRVLPELRVSAETGAVFVHELEREPFLEAFSGSEDDDAPVTFRAHLRDHPDLPRWLRFAQRDPGQPGYLYGCPLAPELGTHSIQVLAYNRRTFATASQRLLITVTPAPGGEAPFRAEFLVGDRNVEELLPEGARGMFLQGAAGVWGRGDLRVINVTSALHRGGRVPLPIQGRREGVYVQVGSHSPFSPCLASAVSPQSRSRCHRGQRPLASCYDTFAPHFSIRWCNLTLLQVGPSPTPPVRLWGSGVLEGGAGFEPPAPGAPRAPLAPFLVTLLVPLAAAALLCLLLAHLMCCRREGREKRDLQTSE; encoded by the exons TC ctggggccgtgccccagccccggctccaGCCCCGCGTGTGGCCGCAGCGCTGGCCCTGGGGGTGGCCCCGGGGGTGGCCCCGGGGGTCCCCGAGCACCGCGTCCTGCCCGAGCTGCGCGTGTCCGCCGAGACCGGCGCGGTGTTCGTGCACGAGCTGGAGCGGGAGCCGTTCCTGGAGGCCTTTTCCGGCAGCGAGGATGATGATG CCCCCGTGACGTTCCGCGCCCACCTGCGGGACCACCCGGACCTGCCGCGCTGGCTGCGCTTCGCCCAGCGCGACCCGGGCCAGCCCGGCTACCTGTACGGGTGCCCGCTGGCCCCCGAGCTGGGCACCCACAGCATCCAG gtGCTGGCCTACAACCGCCGCACCTTCGCCACCGCGTCCCAGCGCCTCCTCATCACCGTCACCCCCGCGCCAG gTGGGGAGGCGCCGTTCCGGGCCGAGTTCCTGGTGGGGGACAGGAAcgtggaggagctgctgcccgAGGGGGCGCgggggatgttcctgcagggcGCGGCGGGGGTCTGGGGGCGCGGGGACCTGCGCGTCATCAATGTCACCTCCGCCCTGCACCGCGGCGGCCGCGTCCCGCTGCCCATCCAGGGCCGCCGCGAGGG GGTGTATGTCCAGGTGGGCTCCCACAGCCCCTTCTCGCCCTGCCTGGCCTCGGCCGTGTCCCCCCAGAGCCGCTCCCGCTGCCACCGCGGGCAGCGCCCCCTCGCCTCCTGCTACGACACCTTCGCCCCCCACTTCTCCATCCGCTGGTGCAACCTCACCCTG CTGCAGGTCGGGCCCAGCCCCACCCCCCCTGTCCGGCTCTGGGGGTCGGGGGTCCTGGAGGGGGGGGCGGGTTTCGAGCCCCCCGCGCCGGGGGCGCCGCGGGCGCCGCTCGCCCCGTTCCTGGTGACGCTGCTGGTGCCGctggcggcggccgcgctgctctgcctgctcctggcgCACCTCATGTGCTGCCGCCGCGAGGGACG ggaaaaacGGGACTTGCAGACGTCTGAGTGA